CCCGGAGCGCGGCGTAGAACTCGTCCCGGTGCAGGCCACGCATGTACCGATGGTCCTTGCTCGCCGAGACGCCCTGGTACGGCGGGTCCAGGTAGACGACGTCCGCGGCGGCGGCGCCGGTCAGCGGTGCCCGGTAGTCGCCGGCCGCGACGTCCGCGCCGGCCAGCGCGCGTGAGGTGGCCCGGATCCGGGCCCGCATCAGCGCCGGCCGGGCGCCGAGCCGCCGCCGGTCGGCCGCCTGGTTGAACTCGCCGTGCCGGTTGTAGCGCACGGACGCCTTCACGCAGCGGGCCAGCAGGTAGAGCAGCAGGTGCGGCGCGTGCCCGGCGTTGAAGTCGTCGCGCGCCCGGCGGTAGAACGCGGCCGGGTCCGGCCGCTGCGCCTCCCACAGTGCCGCGTAGTCGTCGGCGAGTGCGTCCGGCTCGTCCAGGATCCGCCGCCAGAGCGCGATCAGCGGCTCGTTGACGTCCCGCAGCCGCACCCGGCGCGGGATGCCGAGGTGGCTCGCCGCGATCGAGACCGCGGCGGACCCGGCGAACGGCTCGATCAGGTCGGCGGTCCCCTCCGGCAGCAGCGGCACGATCGCGTGGGCCAGAACCCGCTTGCTCCCCTGGTACGGGATCGCGTGCGGGACACCACGCAGCGCAGCCAACCGGGGAGCAACCGGTAACGGGATCATGGATGCAGTCTCCCCCACACCGTCACCCCCGCAGAACCGTCGTACCCCCAGCGTATAAATCACGGTCGAACGCACCCCGCCACCACCCGCGTTCCCGCACCGGTCCCCGGTCCTCCGCGACGGGCCGGCCCGGTGCGGCCGAGCCCGGGCACCCGCCCGGGTGGGGGTCAGCTCCATCGGTTCCGTCCGGCAAGGGAGTGCACATGTCCATGGTCGATCCCCCACCCGACGCCCGTCCGCTGGGCCCGCTGCTGACCGCGCTGCGCCGTGGCCTCGGCTGGAGTCAGGACCGGGTCGCGGAGCAGCTCTGCGCCGCGTCCGGTCGGCACACGGTCACCCGGCACGAGATCAGCCGCTGGGAGCGTGCGGAGCGGGTGCCCAGCGAGTTCTGGCGCCGCTGGCTGGCCACCGTCCTCGGCGCGGACCCGGCCGACCTGGCCCGGTCCGCCGCCACGGCCCGCCGCGCGCTGCCCGGCGAACCCGGTCCGGCCGCCGCGCTCCCGGGCCGCGCCGTCACCCGGCCGACCGGGTCCACCGGGGCCCCGGCCGCGGAGACCGCCCGGCTGCGCCGCGCCGCGCACGCCTGGCTGGCCACGCCGTCCGGCGCGGACCTTCCGGCCGCACGTGCCGCACCGGCGCTGCGCCGACGGCTGCTCCGGCTGGCCGGCGCCGTGGTGACCGGTCCGGGCGCGACCGGCCCGGCCGAGCTGCCCGGTCTGCGCCGGCTGGACGATCTGGTCGGCGGCGCGGACCTGGCCGCCACCCTGGGCCGACGGCTGATCACCGCACACGCCGAGCCCGGCCTGGCGGAGGCGGCCGGGCTCACGTCGGTTGCCGAGGGCGCGCAACTGCTCGGCTGGGTGGCCGCGGACGCCGGCCGGTGGCGCACCGCGGTCGCGGCGCACCGGGTGGCGCTGCAGGCCGCGCACGTGGCCGGGGCCCGACCGCTCGCCGGTTACGTGCTGTCCTCCGCGAGCCACCTGCTCACCGAGGCCGGCGATCCCGGCACCGGCCTGCTGCTGGCCCGCACCGCCTGGTCCGGCGCCGCCCGCTCCGGCGGCGCGACCGGCCGGGCGCTGCTGCTCCACCGCGCCGCGCTGGCCTGCGCGCTGTCCGGCCGGCACCGGGAGGCCGACGTCGCGCTCGCCGCGGCCCGGCGCGCGGCCGACCGGGCCGATCCCGGGCACGACCCCGCCTGGCTGTACTGGCTGACTCCCGAGGAGCTGGCCGGCATGACCGGTCGCTGCCAGGCCGCGCTGGGCCGGCCGATGCGGGCGGTGGGCCCGCTGCTGCTGGCCGCGCGGGCCGCACCCGGCCCGCGCACCGCCGCGCTGCACCGCGCCTGGCTCGCCCGCGCGTTCGCGGACGGCGGTGACGTGGAGCGCGCCTGCGCGGCCGGGTCCACCGCGCTGCACGACGCGATCCGGGCCGGGTCCGTGCGGGCCGCCACGCAGGTGCGCCGCCTGCAGGCCCGCCTCCGCGCACACCCGCGGCACCCGGCCGCCCGGCGGTACCGCGAGGAGTTCGCGGCGGCCCGCGACCTCCTCGCGGACGTCCGGCCGACTGCGTGACGCGCATGCCCGGTCACGGTGGGCTGCCCGGCACTCGATCGGGCGGCCCACCGGGCCCCGGGCCGCACCGCGGCCCGGCTCCCGCTTCGGCACAGGCGCTAGCCTCTGGTGGTGACCAGCACCGCTTCCCCGGTCGACCGCCACGGTCTGCGCGCCCGTGTCGACAAGGCCCTCGCCGCGTTCCTCGCGCACCAGCGCACCCGCATGCACGGCATCGACGACGCGCTCGACGACGTGATCGAGGCGCTGGAGGCGTTCGTGCTGCGCGGCGGCAAGCGGCTGCGTCCCGCGTTCGGCTACTGGGGTTACCGCGGCGCCGGCGGCATCGACTCGGACGCGGTGGTCACCGGCCTGTCCGCACTGGAGCTGGTGCAGGCCAGCGCGCTGATCCACGATGACCTGATCGACCGGTCGGACACCCGGCGCGGCGAGCCGTCGGTGCACCGCCGGTTCGCGGCCCGGCACCGTGCGGCCGGCTGGCACGGCGACCCGGACGACTTCGGCGCCTCCGCCGCGATCCTGCTCGGCGACCTGTGCCTGGCCTGGTCGGACGAGATGCTGCACGGCGCCGGGCTCGATCCGGAGGTGCTGACCCGGGCGCGCGGCGCGTTCGACGAGATGCGCACCGAGGTGATGGCCGGGCAGTACCTCGACGTGCTGGCGCAGAACGACGGTGACACGTCCGCGGACCGGGCCGCCAAGATCGCTATCTACAAGTCCGCGAAGTACACGGTCGAGCGACCGCTGCTGCTCGGCGCCGCGCTGGCCGACGCGCCCGCGCCGGTGCTGGCCACCTACTCCGCGTACGGTCTGCCGCTCGGCGAGGCGTTCCAGCTGCGCGACGACGTGCTCGGCGTGTTCGGTGACCCGGCGCAGACCGGCAAGCCGGCCGGCGACGACCTGCGCGAGGGCAAGCGCACGTTCCTGATCGCGGCCGCGCTGCGCGAGGCGGGCCCGGCGGACCGGGAGACGCTGCTGACCGGCCTCGGCGACCCGGCGCTGGACACGGCCGGGGTGGACCGGCTGCGCACGATCATCACGGAGACCGGCGCGCTGGCCCGGGCCGAGGAGCGGATCACCACGTTGACCTCGGCCGCGCTGACCGCGCTGACCGCCGTGCCACTGGAGCCGGAGGCGTACGACACGCTCACCGCGCTCGCGGCCGCGGCCACCAGCCGCACGATCTGACCTCGCGACCGAGGCGTCCCGCCCGCTGCTCCGGCAGCGCGTGGGACGCCTCGGTCATGTCTCGGGCACCGCCGGGAACCGGGTGGTGACCCCTCAGAAACCGGCGGCCTGGGCGCGCCGCTTGACCTCGGTCGCCCGCGGTCCGGCCAGCGCCGAAGCGGGCGAACCGGGCAAAGTGTCATCTTCGGCGTAGAGCCACTCCAAAGCCTCTTGGTCGTTGTACCCAGCGTCGTGCAGCAACGTGAGGACGCCGGGGAGGTGCTTGAGCACGGTGCTATTGGCCACCAGCTCAGCGGGCACCCGCATGATGCCGTCACGACGGACCGCCAGCAGCGCACGGTCTCTGATCATCTGGTGCACCTTGCTGATGCCCAGATCCAGGCGCTCGGCGACGTCCGGCAGGGTCAGCCACTCGGCGGGACCCGGGGTTTCACCGGCATTCACATCACGGGGTTCGGTCACCACCCCACCCTCGCATGCCGCGGTCGCGGCGAGTCAGCGGATCCCCCACCGGATCGGCCGGCCGGCTCGCCCTGCCCCGGCGAAAGGAAGCAACCACACGTGAGCATCTTGCGGATCGTCCGCGACGAGGCGGCGGGCGCCTGGCGATCGCTGCGGTACGACCTCGACCGGCGCGGCACGGAGGCGCCGCGGTTCTACGTCGGGTACGGCCACGAGCCGGACGCCGAGGACCTCTCCGGGTACGGCCGTCCGCCGCGGCGCCTGCTGGCCGCGGGCGCGTTCGGCGTGCTCGCGCTGGTCGGCGCCGCGGGCACCTACGTCACCGTGGCGAACAGCCTCGACTCGGTGCTGAACACGGACGCGGCCGCGCGGCGGAACTCGCCGGAGATCCCCGGCCGGCCGGTGCCCGCGCCGTCTCCCGGACCGGGCCTGCTCCCGGCCGCGCCGGCGGCGCCGCACACCGCACAACCGTGGACCACGTCGGCGAGCCGGCCGGTGCCGCCGCCGCAGGTCACCACCGCGACCGCGACCGCGCGGGGCGTCGCGCCGGTCACCGCCCGGCCGGGACGCACGGTCGAGGCGGCGCCGACGCCGGGCGCACCGTCGCTGACCGGGTCACCGGGGTGGTCCGGCGTGACCGGCTCGCCCGGCGTGCCGAGCCTGCCCGGCTCGCCGTCGACGAGCGGGTCGCCGGGCGCGCCGGACCGGCCGGACCTGCCGGTGCCGACGCCGACCTCACCGCCGGACGACCGGCCGCCGCACTGGCACGGTCACGGGCCGGATCAGATTCCCGACTGGCCCGATTGGCCGGAACCGCCGGATTTTCCGACCGCGCCCACGGAGGTTCCCGAGTCGATGACGCCCACCCCGGGCGTGGGCGACACCGGGCCGGGGAGCGCGGACCCAATCGGGGATCCGCCCGGCAGTTCCGGAAATATCATGAATCAACGGGCGAATGTGACGGGCGGCGGCAGCGGCTACTAGCCGGCCGACACCGGGCATAGCGGAGTCATCAACCGGGCACTCTCCGTACGGAGGGTGCCCGTGACGTATTCGCTATGGCATCCTGGTCTGCCGGTTATACAACGACACTTAGACTTCAGGCCGATGGATACTCAGGTCGCCGACGAACTTCTGGGCTCGCTTGTCGACGGGCGCTACCGCATTCGCGGTCGTGTCGCCCGTGGTGGCATGGCGACCGTGTACACCGCTACCGACGAGCGCCTCGAGCGCACGGTAGCGCTCAAGATCATCCATCCCTCGCAGAGCCGGGATCCACGCTTCCTGGAGCGGTTCACCGACGAGGCGAAGACGATAGCGCGGCTGACCCACCCCAACGTGGTCGCCGTCTACGACCAGGGCGTCCACCGCGGCCTGCCCTACCTGGTGATGGAGTACGTGCGCGGCCGCACGCTGCGCGACATACTCGCCCAGCGGCGCCGCCTGGAGCCGGGCGAGGCGCTCACGATCCTGGACCAGATGCTGGCCGCGGTCGCCGCCGCGCACCGCGCCGGGCTGGTGCACCGCGACGTCAAGCCGGAGAACGTGCTGGTCGCCGAGCCGCCGAGCGGCGGGTTGATGGACGCGGTGGTCAAGGTCGCGGACTTCGGCCTGGCCCGCGCGGTCGAGGCCAGCGCGGAGGACGAGTCCGGCGGCGGCCAGCTGATGGCCACCGTCGCCTACGTGGCACCCGAGCTGGTCTCCGAGGGCAAGGCGGACACCCGCACCGACGTCTACGCGTCCGGCATCGTGCTGTTCGAGATGCTCACCGGCCGCGTGCCGTACGACGGCGACCAGCCGATCGAGATCGCCTGGGCACACGTCGACAACGACGTCCCCGCACCGTCCTCGCTGGTCCCGGGCCTGCCCGCGTCCGTGGACGCGCTGGTCCGGTCCGCCACCCGGCGCGACCCGGCGGCCCGCCCGTCGGACGCGGGCCGGCTGCTCACCGCGGTGCAGGCGGTGCGCGACGAGCTCGGCAGCACCCCGGCGGCGCCACCCGCGGTCCCGCCGGCGGCCGCATCGCACCGCGCCGCCGAGGCCGCGACCGCGCGCATGCGCCCGATCACCGATCCGACCCAGGTGGTCACGCAGGTCCAGCAGCCGGTGACGGACGATCGCCCGTCCTGGTCGCGCCTGCCCGGCCAGCCGGAGCGGGCCCGACCGCAGACGTACTCGGCGGGCAGTTACGCGTCCACCGGCGGCACCTACTCGTCCGGCGCGCCCGGTGCGTCCGGCGGCAACGCGTACGGAACGCCCCGGCGCCCGGCACCGGTCGACAACCAGCGCACCCGCATCGCCCTGATCGCCGGCGCGCTGGTCGTGCTGACCGTGCTGCTGGTCGGCGGCTGGTGGCTCGGCTTCGGGCGCTACACGAGCGTGCCGGCCGCGACCAACCTGACCCAGGCGGACGCGCAGACCACGCTGACCCAGGCCGGCTTCGTGGTCCAGATCGGCGAGGGGCGCTACGACGCGGCCGTGCCGAAGGACTCGGTCGTCGCCCAGGAGCCGCCGAGCGGCAGCCGGCTGACCAAGGGCTCGGTCGTCACGCTGATCCTCTCGCTCGGCCCGGAGCGGTTCACCGTGCCGGACGTGGTCGGCAAGGACTTCGCCGTGGCCAAGCTGGAGCTGGAGAACCGCGGGCTGGCGGTCGAGCGCGGCCCGGACAAGTTCGACAACGCGATTCCCGAGGGCTTCGTCGTCGCGATAGAGCCGAAGGAGAACGCCGAGGTCAAGCCGGGCGACCGGGTGACGGTCACGGTCAGCAAGGGCCGCGCGCCGATCACCGTGCCCAGCCTGATCGGCAAGAACGTCAACCAGGCGCGCTCCGAGCTGGCCGCGCTCGGGCTGAACCTGCTGGAGGAGCGCAAGGACGACCCGAACCGGGCCCGGGACGAGGTCATCGCGCAGGACCCGGCGGACGGCACCGGCGTCGAGGAGGGCGCGGACATCCGGGTGACCGTGAGCAACGGCCCGCCGCAGCTCACCCTGCCGCGCGTGGTCGACCAGCCCTGCCCGGCCGCGAAGGCGCAGCTGGAGGCGCTGGGCCTGCGGGTGCGCACCGACGTCAACCCGAACGCGACGGTCCGTTTCCAGAACCCGGGGGAGAACACCCCGGTCGATCCGAACACCGAGGTTGTGCTCACGTGCTTCTGACAGACCGCCCGATCGGCGCGCACTCCCCGACCGCCGGCGGGCTGGCCAAGGCCGCGTTGCCGCACCTGGACGCGATCGGCGGCGAGGCCGTCCAGGTCTACGTGTCGAACTCGCGGG
This genomic window from Catenuloplanes niger contains:
- a CDS encoding Rv2175c family DNA-binding protein produces the protein MVTEPRDVNAGETPGPAEWLTLPDVAERLDLGISKVHQMIRDRALLAVRRDGIMRVPAELVANSTVLKHLPGVLTLLHDAGYNDQEALEWLYAEDDTLPGSPASALAGPRATEVKRRAQAAGF
- a CDS encoding helix-turn-helix domain-containing protein, giving the protein MSMVDPPPDARPLGPLLTALRRGLGWSQDRVAEQLCAASGRHTVTRHEISRWERAERVPSEFWRRWLATVLGADPADLARSAATARRALPGEPGPAAALPGRAVTRPTGSTGAPAAETARLRRAAHAWLATPSGADLPAARAAPALRRRLLRLAGAVVTGPGATGPAELPGLRRLDDLVGGADLAATLGRRLITAHAEPGLAEAAGLTSVAEGAQLLGWVAADAGRWRTAVAAHRVALQAAHVAGARPLAGYVLSSASHLLTEAGDPGTGLLLARTAWSGAARSGGATGRALLLHRAALACALSGRHREADVALAAARRAADRADPGHDPAWLYWLTPEELAGMTGRCQAALGRPMRAVGPLLLAARAAPGPRTAALHRAWLARAFADGGDVERACAAGSTALHDAIRAGSVRAATQVRRLQARLRAHPRHPAARRYREEFAAARDLLADVRPTA
- a CDS encoding polyprenyl synthetase family protein — protein: MVVTSTASPVDRHGLRARVDKALAAFLAHQRTRMHGIDDALDDVIEALEAFVLRGGKRLRPAFGYWGYRGAGGIDSDAVVTGLSALELVQASALIHDDLIDRSDTRRGEPSVHRRFAARHRAAGWHGDPDDFGASAAILLGDLCLAWSDEMLHGAGLDPEVLTRARGAFDEMRTEVMAGQYLDVLAQNDGDTSADRAAKIAIYKSAKYTVERPLLLGAALADAPAPVLATYSAYGLPLGEAFQLRDDVLGVFGDPAQTGKPAGDDLREGKRTFLIAAALREAGPADRETLLTGLGDPALDTAGVDRLRTIITETGALARAEERITTLTSAALTALTAVPLEPEAYDTLTALAAAATSRTI
- a CDS encoding DNA adenine methylase; translation: MIPLPVAPRLAALRGVPHAIPYQGSKRVLAHAIVPLLPEGTADLIEPFAGSAAVSIAASHLGIPRRVRLRDVNEPLIALWRRILDEPDALADDYAALWEAQRPDPAAFYRRARDDFNAGHAPHLLLYLLARCVKASVRYNRHGEFNQAADRRRLGARPALMRARIRATSRALAGADVAAGDYRAPLTGAAAADVVYLDPPYQGVSASKDHRYMRGLHRDEFYAALRDAVGAGVSFLLSYDGSTGGKRYGPAVPPDLDLLALAVPAGTSAQATLNGCPLPTVESLYVSPALRDRLGGTARVLDRLSGGRPPVHPARTGEPARAAGKVQG
- the pknB gene encoding Stk1 family PASTA domain-containing Ser/Thr kinase, which produces MDTQVADELLGSLVDGRYRIRGRVARGGMATVYTATDERLERTVALKIIHPSQSRDPRFLERFTDEAKTIARLTHPNVVAVYDQGVHRGLPYLVMEYVRGRTLRDILAQRRRLEPGEALTILDQMLAAVAAAHRAGLVHRDVKPENVLVAEPPSGGLMDAVVKVADFGLARAVEASAEDESGGGQLMATVAYVAPELVSEGKADTRTDVYASGIVLFEMLTGRVPYDGDQPIEIAWAHVDNDVPAPSSLVPGLPASVDALVRSATRRDPAARPSDAGRLLTAVQAVRDELGSTPAAPPAVPPAAASHRAAEAATARMRPITDPTQVVTQVQQPVTDDRPSWSRLPGQPERARPQTYSAGSYASTGGTYSSGAPGASGGNAYGTPRRPAPVDNQRTRIALIAGALVVLTVLLVGGWWLGFGRYTSVPAATNLTQADAQTTLTQAGFVVQIGEGRYDAAVPKDSVVAQEPPSGSRLTKGSVVTLILSLGPERFTVPDVVGKDFAVAKLELENRGLAVERGPDKFDNAIPEGFVVAIEPKENAEVKPGDRVTVTVSKGRAPITVPSLIGKNVNQARSELAALGLNLLEERKDDPNRARDEVIAQDPADGTGVEEGADIRVTVSNGPPQLTLPRVVDQPCPAAKAQLEALGLRVRTDVNPNATVRFQNPGENTPVDPNTEVVLTCF